In Plasmodium coatneyi strain Hackeri chromosome 5, complete sequence, a genomic segment contains:
- a CDS encoding SNF7 family protein has protein sequence MGGYFSKDLEECLRNEKRNLNRSIRELEREIFKLTKEQNRIEKEIKVNSKKNENIPIVRTLARDYISIKKTITKYNKLKSHLFSMKIKLQSVKSSEQLGRSLTEINRIVKRVNGYLKLSSLNKSINEYQKENNEVSLKEDMLDDLFETFDYDSEMVAEEDELVTKVLEGMGIQLNAKLEDIPSPGELPKVHVNQVNHIDVSDLEARLNNLRLGKP, from the coding sequence ATGGGCGGGTATTTCTCCAAAGACCTGGAGGAATGTCTTCGCAACGAGAAGAGGAACCTCAACAGATCCATTAGGGAGTTGGAGCGGGAGATATTTAAGCTAACGAAAGAACAAAACAGGATAGAAAAAGAGATTAAGGtaaattccaaaaaaaatgaaaacatcCCAATCGTTAGGACACTTGCAAGGGACTACATCAGCATTAAGAAGACGATCACAAAGTACAACAAGCTGAAGTCTCATCTGTTTTCCATGAAAATAAAGTTGCAAAGTGTGAAGTCGTCGGAGCAACTTGGAAGAAGTCTCACAGAGATAAATAGAATAGTTAAAAGAGTAAATGGATACTTAAAGTTAAGTTCCCTGAATAAGTCTATTAATGAGTACCAGAAGGAGAACAACGAGGTGTCGTTGAAAGAAGACATGCTTGACGATTTGTTCGAAACGTTCGACTATGACTCAGAGATGGTTGCCGAGGAAGATGAACTCGTTACAAAAGTTTTGGAAGGCATGGGCATCCAACTAAATGCGAAGCTGGAGGATATACCCTCCCCCGGGGAACTTCCCAAGGTACACGTCAACCAGGTGAACCACATTGACGTCTCCGACTTGGAGGCGCGACTCAATAACCTGCGCCTGGGCAAGCCATAA
- a CDS encoding Meiotic recombination protein DMC1-like protein has protein sequence MATLPSSKSTSKVAATIAVEEEVTKGHNFQEIEKLQDLGINAADINKLKGSGYCTILSLIQATKKELCNVKGLSEAKVEKILEVASKIENCSSFITAHQLVHKRSKVLKITTGSSNLDKTLGGGIESMAITELFGENRCGKTQICHTLAVSAQLPRSAGGGNGKVCYIDTEGTFRPEKICKIAERYGIDGEDVLDNILYARAFTHEHLYQLLAVSAAKMCEEPFALLVVDSIISLFRVDFSGRGELSERQQKLNKTLSVLSKLGEQFNIAVLITNQVMSDPGATMTFVANPMKPVGGHVIGHASTTRLSLRKGKGDQRVCKVYDAPNLPEVDCIFQLSEGGVIDATD, from the exons atggctacctTACCGTCGAGCAAGTCAACCAGCAAGGTTGCCGCGACGATCGCAGTGGAAGAGGAAGTCACAAAAGGCCATAATTTTCAGGAAATc GAAAAGCTGCAAGACCTGGGCATAAACGCGGCAGACATAAACAAATTGAAAGGCAGCGGCTACTGCACGATACTTTCCCTGATCCAGGCAACGAAAAAAGAGCTGTGCAATGTCAAGGGGCTTTCGGAAGCAAAGGTGGAGAAAATTTTGGAGGTGGCATCCAAGATAGAGAACTGTTCCAGTTTCATAACAGCTCATCAGTTGGTCCATAAAAGAAGTAAAGTTTTGAAAATTACAACGGGGAGTTCCAACCTGGACAAAACTTTGGGAGGAGGAATAGAAAGCATGGCTATCACAGAACTGTTTGGAGAAAACCGCTGTGGGAAAACGCAGATATGTCACACGCTGGCGGTCTCGGCTCAGTTGCCCAGGAGCGCTGGTGGCGGCAACGGCAAG GTATGCTACATCGACACCGAAGGTACCTTCAggccagaaaaaatatgcaaaatagCCGAACGGTATGGAATTGATGGAGAAGACGTTCTGGACAACATTTTATATGCAAGGGCATTTACACACGAGCACTTGTATCAGCTGCTCGCGGTGTCAGCGGCAAAG ATGTGTGAAGAGCCCTTCGCACTACTCGTGGTGGACTCCATCATTTCCCTCTTCCGAGTGGACTTCAGTGGAAGAG GTGAACTCTCCGAACGACAACAGAAGCTGAACAAAACCCTCTCCGTACTGAGCAAACTGGGAGAGCAATTTAACATTGCCGTTTTAATAACGAATCAAGTGATGTCCGACCCAGGGGCTACCATGACTTTCGTGGCCAACCCGATGAAACCAG TCGGTGGGCACGTCATCGGCCACGCGTCCACAACCAGGCTGTCGCTCAGAAAGGGCAAAGGAGATCAGCGCGTGTGCAAAGTTTACGACGCCCCCAACCTTCCCGAAGTGGACTGCATCTTCCAGCT GTCGGAAGGCGGCGTGATTGACGCAACTGACTGA
- a CDS encoding GTPase, with amino-acid sequence MHVTLSKLVGFIFVTHLVSPCNSVKRSNRRGEALVCFIPRSDFFYRRNGFHGGRKARWRRSCGIRNGGSLTMNDSRGGDTNDTVATSVMNTTNSGNTCSAALREEYLERMLSEGDTIYALSSGRDVSAIAVVRMSGPLSRIVLEVLLQGGESNQILGQGNSEGCGEANGEPPIDSPSRRKKTEYNLDEVIKLRKHLEERKMYNGEIYSNCHEPIDQIMYTFFKSPKSYTGEDVVEIYCHGSPLIVNELMDEIEKLNALFSNLLKYEKEKYYSQNGKKENFTCTYSEEIWNKLLTPRNDASFNKIRLSMKGEFTRRSFLNGKMNLLQVEGLKELLWCKKKEQKKIALNYLKGHARNVYLTLRNNMKKLLLYTQVKIDLEDEHLSSNEERSYLNEFVKLHLNNAIGNIRDILIKPNVEDLSNPLDVLLFGQVNSGKSTLMNRICRSDVSIVTRIKGSTIDVVQKGITVGGRSYNFCDSAGVSEHVLREEFLRSGHPRVDTPHRALERMGVKKTLKYLRKSACVLIILNVRKYEEELKFALSILGSKFKKRKSTTEEATTPLPHFIICVNKCDLSIDETHDQVRRNIWEILKRDLENPHLRRIYQNIWQTIFFVSSKEGHNVDALLGGLNEVMQARCRSGHDRKKEGKNAGVDLSSPTFLPFERHKTHLRRALKHLLFIKRHRHLLTFDIIAEEIKLAVKALNGIIGGFSQTKILNEILDSFCVGK; translated from the coding sequence ATGCATGTAACTTTGTCCAAACTGGTAGGGTTCATTTTTGTGACTCACCTTGTTAGCCCCTGTAACAGTGTGAAGAGAAGTAACCGCAGAGGTGAAGCTCTCGTTTGCTTCATCCCCCGGAGTGATTTCTTTTACCGAAGGAATGGCTTCCATGGGGGGAGGAAAGCGAGGTGGAGGAGGAGTTGTGGGATCAGGAATGGAGGAAGCCTCACTATGAATGACTCCAGGGGGGGTGACACTAATGACACGGTTGCCACGTCTGTCATGAATACCACGAATAGTGGTAATACCTGCAGTGCCGCCCTGCGGGAGGAGTACCTTGAGAGGATGCTGAGCGAGGGGGACACGATATACGCGCTGAGCTCGGGCAGGGACGTGAGCGCCATAGCGGTGGTGCGTATGTCGGGCCCCCTGAGCAGGATCGTGCTGGAGGTGCTGttgcaggggggggaaagcaATCAAATACTCGGTCAGGGGAACAGTGAGGGGTGTGGTGAAGCAAATGGTGAACCCCCCATAGACAGTCCCtccaggaggaaaaaaacagagtACAACCTCGACGAAGTAATAAAGCTAAGGAAGCACCtcgaagaaagaaaaatgtacaacGGGGAAATATACAGCAATTGCCACGAACCGATCGACCAGATAATGTATACCTTTTTTAAGAGTCCAAAGTCGTATACAGGAGAAGATGTGGTTGAGATCTACTGTCATGGATCTCCCCTAATTGTGAACGAACTTATGGACGAGatcgaaaaattaaatgccCTTTTTAGCAACCTATTGAAatatgagaaggaaaagtattATAGCCAAAATggtaagaaggaaaatttcacCTGCACATATTCAGAAGAAATttggaacaaattattaacCCCAAGAAATGATGCTtcttttaacaaaataaggTTAAGTATGAAGGGCGAATTCACCAGAAGATCTTtcctaaatggaaaaatgaatttaCTCCAAGTGGAGGGATTGAAGGAGTTACTTTGGTgcaagaagaaggaacaaaaaaaaattgcgttgaattatttaaaaggaCATGCAAGGAACGTCTACTTGACGCTGCGGAATAACATGAAAAAGCTTCTGCTGTACACACAGGTTAAGATCGACCTGGAGGACGAACACTTATCCTCCAACGAGGAGAGAAGCTATCTGAACGAATTTGTGAAGCTCCATCTGAACAACGCAATTGGAAACATTAGGGATATTCTGATTAAGCCAAATGTGGAAGACCTAAGTAACCCCCTGGATGTACTCCTCTTCGGGCAGGTCAATTCTGGAAAGAGTACTCTGATGAATCGCATTTGCCGTAGTGATGTTTCCATCGTTACGAGGATTAAGGGGAGCACCATTGACGTGGTACAGAAGGGGATAACCGTTGGGGGGAGGTCTTACAACTTTTGTGACTCTGCGGGAGTTAGCGAGCATGTCCTAAGGGAGGAATTCCTACGTAGTGGCCACCCCCGTGTGGACACCCCACATAGGGCACTTGAACGCATGGGCGTAAAGAAGACACTCAAGTATCTGCGTAAAAGTGCCTGCGTCTTAATCATTCTGAACGTGAGGAAATACGAAGAGGAGTTGAAATTTgccctttccattttgggcagcaaatttaaaaagaggaaatccACCACGGAGGAGGCAACAACCCCCCTGCCGCATTTCATCATCTGTGTAAACAAGTGTGACTTATCCATTGATGAAACGCACGATCAGGTGAGGAGGAACATATGGGAAATCCTAAAGAGGGACTTAGAGAATCCCCACCTGAGAAGAATTTACCAAAATATTTGGCAgaccatttttttcgtttcgtCCAAGGAGGGGCACAACGTGGACGCGCTGTTGGGGGGCCTCAACGAGGTGATGCAGGCACGGTGTAGAAGTGGGCAtgacagaaaaaaggaaggaaaaaatgcaggaGTTGACTTAAGCTCCCCCACGTTCCTCCCCTTCGAGAGGCACAAGACCCACCTGCGGAGGGCACTGAAGCACCTCCTCTTTATAAAGCGGCACAGACACCTCCTAACTTTTGACATAATCGCGGAAGAAATAAAGCTAGCTGTTAAAGCCCTCAATGGAATCATTGGTGGGTTCAGCCAAACCAAAATACTAAACGAAATTCTAGACTCCTTCTGCGTGGGGAAGTAA
- a CDS encoding ATP-dependent Clp protease subunit, with translation MYRTGRRATYLLFFLISSLFIWEEQNSKRVSSFSGGLSPLGVRRTFFIGGPLQREDRTWGSGSQRTRQPLDGVQKKHLQVDRAVGTSKRGAANGRLFYSLGRHPVEQRSENGETYERLSDRSGVNVYWRTSTRNPPLRMSDEEYTINSDDYTEKAWEAITTLNKIGEKYESAYVEAEMLLLALLNDGPEGLAQRILKESGIDTELLIQEIDEYLKKQPKMPSGFGEQKILGRTLQAVLGTSKRLKKEFHDEYISIEHLLLGIIAEDSKFTRPWLLKYNVNYEKVKKATERVRGKKKVTSKTPEMTYQALEKYSRDLTALARAGKLDPVIGRDTEIRRAIQILSRRTKNNPILLGDPGVGKTAIVEGLAIKIVQGDVPDSLKGRKLVSLDLSSLIAGAKYRGDFEERLKAILKEVQDAEGQVVMFIDEIHTVVGAGAVAEGALDAGNILKPMLARGELRCIGATTVSEYRQFIEKDKALERRFQQILVEQPSVDEAISILRGLKERYEVHHGVRILDSALIQAAVLSDRYISYRFLPDKAIDLIDEAASNLKIQLSSKPIQLDNIEKQLVQLEMEKISILGDSPRGGSTSVSSSGRHGGPAQGEEAPVDYSQSPNFLKKKINEKEINRLKMIDHIMSQLRKEQKSILESWSTEKSYVDNIRAIKERIDVVKIEIEKAERYFDLNRAAELRFETLPDLEKQLKKAEDNYLNDIPERSRMLKDEVTSEDIMHIISLSTGIRLNKLQKSEKEKILNLENELHKQIIGQDDAVRIVSKAVQRSRVGMNDPKRPIASLMFLGPTGVGKTELSKVLADVLFDTPDAVIHFDMSEYMEKHSISKLIGAAPGYVGYEQGGLLTDAVRKKPYSIILFDEIEKAHPDVYNLLLRVIEEGKLTDTKGNLANFRNTIIIFTSNLGSQSILDLANDPNKKEKIKEQVMKSVRETFRPEFYNRIDDHVIFDSLSKKELKQIANIEIEKVANRLIDKNFKISIDDAVFSYIVDKAYDPAFGARPLKRVIQSEIETEIAVRILNETFVENDTIRVSLKDGALHFSKSN, from the coding sequence ATGTACCGAACGGGGAGAAGGGCCACCTACCTGctctttttcctcattaGCAGCCTTTTCATTTGGGAGGAACAGAATAGCAAACGGGTGAGTTCATTTTCGGGGGGGTTGTCCCCCTTGGGGGTGAGGCGCACCTTCTTCATCGGTGGGCCCCTGCAGAGGGAGGACCGGACATGGGGAAGTGGCTCCCAACGGACCAGACAACCGCTTGACGGGGTGCAGAAAAAGCACCTCCAGGTGGACAGGGCGGTAGGCACTTCCAAGCGGGGTGCAGCGAATGGCAGGCTGTTCTACAGTTTGGGGAGGCACCCCGTGGAACAAAGGTCcgaaaatggggaaacatATGAACGGTTATCTGATCGATCAGGTGTAAATGTATATTGGCGCACATCTACGCGGAACCCCCCCCTCCGCATGAGCGATGAAGAATACACGATAAATTCGGACGACTACACGGAGAAGGCCTGGGAAGCCATAACCACATTGAACAAAATAGGAGAGAAGTATGAGTCAGCTTATGTAGAAGCGGAGATGCTTCTCCTGGCGTTGCTGAATGACGGACCAGAAGGTCTAGCACAGAGAATCCTAAAGGAGAGTGGTATCGACACAGAGCTACTCATCCAAGAAATAGACGAATACTTAAAGAAGCAGCCCAAAATGCCCAGCGGATTCGGAGAACAGAAAATACTAGGAAGAACCTTACAAGCAGTGTTAGGAACAAGCAAAAGgttgaaaaaggaattccACGATGAGTATATATCGATAGAGCATCTCCTCCTCGGGATCATCGCAGAGGATTCCAAATTCACTCGTCCATGGTTGCTGAAATACAATGTGAATTacgaaaaagtgaaaaaagcaACAGAGAGAGTTcgtgggaagaaaaaggtaacTTCTAAAACGCCGGAAATGACTTACCAAGCGTTGGAAAAGTACAGTCGTGATTTGACTGCTTTGGCTAGAGCAGGGAAATTAGATCCCGTTATTGGAAGAGATACAGAAATAAGGAGAGCCATTCAAATTCTTTCCAGACGGACAAAGAACAACCCCATCCTTTTAGGAGACCCAGGGGTTGGCAAAACTGCAATCGTCGAAGGGTTAGccataaaaattgttcaagGAGATGTTCCGGATTCTTTGAAGGGGCGCAAATTAGTATCCCTAGATTTGTCTTCTCTAATCGCTGGAGCGAAGTACAGAGGTGACTTTGAAGAGAGACTGAAAGCTATATTGAAAGAAGTACAAGACGCTGAAGGACAGGTCGTTATGTTTATTGACGAAATACACACGGTCGTCGGGGCAGGGGCAGTGGCGGAAGGAGCTCTTGACGCAGGGAACATACTGAAGCCCATGCTTGCCAGAGGAGAGTTAAGATGCATTGGTGCAACGACAGTGAGTGAATACAGACAGTTTATAGAAAAGGATAAAGCTTTGGAGAGGAGGTTCCAGCAAATCTTAGTAGAACAACCGAGTGTGGATGAAGCCATTAGCATTTTAAGGGGACTAAAGGAAAGGTATGAGGTGCACCATGGGGTCCGTATTTTAGACTCAGCGCTGATCCAAGCAGCTGTTCTGTCTGATCGATATATCAGCTATAGGTTCCTTCCCGATAAGGCCATCGACCTGATCGACGAGGCGGCGTCGAATTTAAAAATCCAACTGTCCAGCAAGCCAATCCAACTGGATAACATTGAAAAGCAGCTCGTTCAgctggaaatggaaaaaatttccatccTGGGGGATAGCCCAAGGGGGGGCAGCACCAGCGTCAGTAGCAGTGGTAGACATGGTGGCCCCgcccaaggggaagaagccccCGTTGATTATTCACAGAGccccaattttttgaaaaaaaaaattaacgagAAGGAGATCAACCGACTGAAGATGATAGACCACATAATGAGTCaactaaggaaggaacagaaaagcATCCTAGAATCATGGTCGACTGAAAAAAGTTACGTCGATAACATCCGTGCcattaaggaaagaatagacgttgtaaaaatagaaatagaaaaagccGAGAGGTACTTTGACCTGAACAGAGCAGCTGAGTTGAGATTTGAAACGTTGCCAGATTTAGAGAAGCAGCTGAAAAAGGCAGAAGATAACTACTTAAATGACATTCCAGAAAGGAGTAGAATGTTGAAAGATGAAGTGACCAGCGAAGATATCATGCACATTATTAGCCTATCCACTGGAATACGATTGAATAAGTTGCAAAAGtcggaaaaggagaaaattctaAACCTGGAAAATGAACTACATAAACAGATCATCGGGCAGGATGACGCCGTAAGGATTGTTTCTAAAGCGGTACAAAGGTCTAGAGTAGGGATGAATGATCCGAAAAGACCTATTGCCTCGTTGATGTTTCTTGGCCCTACCGGAGTTGGAAAGACAGAACTATCCAAGGTACTGGCAGATGTACTGTTCGACACACCAGATGCAGTGATCCACTTTGATATGTCCGAATACATGGAAAAGCACTCCATTAGTAAACTGATTGGAGCTGCGCCTGGATATGTTGGCTACGAACAAGGAGGTCTCCTAACAGACGCAGTGAGGAAGAAACCCTACTCCATTATCCTATTCGATGAAATAGAAAAGGCACACCCGGATGTATACAATTTGCTATTACGTGTGAttgaggaagggaagttaACAGACACTAAAGGGAACCTTGCAAATTTTAGAAACACAATCATCATTTTTACGTCCAACCTAGGTAGCCAAAGCATCCTTGATCTAGCCAACGATccaaacaaaaaggagaaaataaaagaacagGTCATGAAATCCGTACGGGAAACTTTCCGACCTGAATTCTACAACCGTATCGATGACCACGTTATCTTCGATAGTTTGTCCAAAAAGGAACTCAAGCAAATTGCAAACAttgaaatagaaaaagtcGCTAATAGACTTATcgacaaaaattttaaaatatccaTTGATGACGccgttttttcctacattgtTGATAAGGCATATGACCCTGCCTTTGGCGCCAGACCGTTGAAAAGAGTGATCCAGTCGGAAATCGAGACAGAAATTGCCGTCCGAATTTTGAACGAGACCTTCGTCGAGAATGATACGATCCGCGTGTCCCTCAAGGATGGTGCGCTGCACTTTTCAAAGAGTAACTAA
- a CDS encoding Ubiquitin-activating enzyme, which yields MDLAKVLVVGCGGLGNEVVKNLIHLNVKHITIVDHDTVEVSNLSRQFFFTCDDIGRSKAVVIEEKVKERYPYIHITSFVQNVESFDTEFFEKFDFVMGCLDNISSRMYLNNVVFTLRKDVIYIDGGVEGLRGSVKIVDRGRHFACVQCTVGNYATGGDQLNNRWDDDLAEGETVPVCSIAGRPTNFTHCVLHAMHVAFEQIRKEKPNVKDKTHLLWIHEEAKRRATQFDVDHEDYHVTRQIVQNTIPTTISTLMVISSLMVCQMHSIASDMCRGNLHVVSSRTHDYSDILYVGENGFYLLHYKIYRNRHCIICSRKRIHVVFKRSDKFSQFVEYIRREYELERMSISTQSTILFMASKWFVGKDYEERLNATFAQLVDRGELKERDYLNVQTEGDTSFVFLLDLE from the coding sequence ATGGACTTAGCCAAAGTGCTAGTGGTCGGCTGCGGAGGACTGGGAAATGAAGTCGTGAAGAATCTGATACATCTGAATGTAAAACACATAACCATCGTGGATCATGACACAGTTGAAGTGAGCAATTTGAGCAGacaattctttttcacaTGTGATGACATTGGAAGAAGCAAAGCAGTTGTGATTGAAGAGAAGGTAAAGGAAAGGTACCCCTACATCCATATCACTTCCTTTGTGCAAAACGTAGAATCTTTCGACACAGAATTCTTCGAGAAATTCGACTTTGTAATGGGTTGCCTGGATAATATAAGCAGTAGGATGTACCTGAATAATGTAGTCTTTACTTTGCGGAAGGACGTCATTTACATCGATGGGGGAGTGGAGGGTCTTCGAGGAAGTGTTAAGATTGTCGACCGGGGGAGGCACTTCGCTTGCGTGCAGTGCACCGTGGGGAATTACGCCACGGGGGGAGACCAGCTAAACAACCGTTGGGACGACGATCTAGCCGAAGGGGAAACCGTGCCCGTGTGCTCCATTGCGGGAAGGCCAACGAACTTCACCCACTGTGTCCTGCACGCCATGCACGTAGCATTTGAACAAATCAGGAAAGAAAAGCCCAACGTGAAGGATAAAACCCACCTACTGTGGATTCACGAAGAAGCCAAAAGGAGAGCTACCCAATTTGACGTCGACCACGAGGACTACCACGTAACCAGACAGATCGTCCAGAACACAATCCCAACAACCATCAGCACACTCATGGTGATTTCTTCACTAATGGTATGTCAGATGCACAGCATTGCTTCGGATATGTGTAGAGGAAATCTACACGTGGTGTCGAGTCGGACACACGACTACAGCGACATCCTCTATGTTGGCGAAAACGGGTTCTACCTGCTCCATTACAAGATATATAGGAACCGACACTGCATCATATGCAGCAGAAAACGGATTCATGTTGTTTTTAAGCGGAGCGACAAATTCAGCCAGTTTGTTGAATACATTAGGAGGGAGTACGAACTCGAACGGATGAGCATTTCTACCCAATCCACCATTCTGTTCATGGCGTCCAAGTGGTTTGTGGGGAAGGACTACGAAGAGAGACTCAACGCCACTTTCGCACAACTCGTGGACAGGGGCGAGCTGAAGGAGCGCGACTACCTCAACGTCCAAACGGAGGGCGACACCAGCTTCGTTTTCCTCCTCGACTTGGAGTGA